The nucleotide sequence aaaataatttcatctTAATCCTAAACTAGCacaaaaaaggacagaaattaTTCCGCTTGGTTGAGTAGACTGTTACGGTAGTAATGTGTATATTAGAATCTACCTCTAGGCTATGACACTAAGTTAGATGTAATCTCAGCAACATGCTTTTCCAACCCAAGAATTCCCCCTCCAtatcatgcaaaataaatataaattaaatatgcaatCAAACTCTGTTTACGCAccagtgctgtaaaaaaaactctaaaaacTAAACTTCAGAAGCATGCATTGTGAACAATATGCATTATAGTTGTTGGCAACCAGATTTTGTAGCCTTTTTTCACAGTTGGAATTCTCTAGagcatttgtcttttttccagTTATGTGGAACTTATGTGGCTGCAGTTAACTGGAgattatcatcatcatctcagTTAAAATAGTAATCGTTATATGGATGACTCAGATACTACAATAGGAATATTGTTATTGAGTGCTCAGCAAGAAGCTTCATGAGTTCATTGGTATTTTAAGGAATTGAACTATTTGATTGGCTATGCTCAGAATATGTTTGACTGGGGTGAACTTGTTCTGTCgcaaaaaatttcaaaaatgtcacATGCCCTCTTTAAGAGACACGATGCTTTATATGCAAGTAGTACTAGTTTGGAAACAAAACTACTAATTATCAAGGTAACTAACACTAGCTAGTCGTTTAGATCATGTCAACAAGCTGCAGAATGCACAAACGTTTCATTTATGACAAATTCAGTTAGCTAATTTTGTACGCATTTTGAAAATGGGAGCTAGCTCCATGTTAAACTGTGTGCAATTTTAGTGATAGTTCAGACACACAGTATACCTGCAAGCTCCTTTACCAGCTAGCAGCCAATCTCTTTCCCTCAAGAATACTTCCTTCATGAACCATTAACCAATCAAAACTGTTCAGGTTTCCTTGAAACACTAATCAGCACTTCATGAGGTGGCTGTACTGCCACCATACTGCTGGAGGACTAAAATACAGCCCATAAAACACAAGCTGACAACGCTGGGCACAATTATATCCAGCTCAACCTTTAATCCCTATTAagattattattgcatattgtgTGCTGTAATATCCCCAGAACATGCATTTGAAGACCAGGGAAAGTGACCAGCTGGATTTTCTGTAATAAGCACAACCACTACTTggatttcatgttttcatgaaACCTGAGGTTACCTTTAAAACTGGTATTACAAACTATTTCACTGCTATCTGTAATATTCATAGTCTGAGATTAGTGACATGCAACATGTggtaacacaaaacaaaaatctaaaggTTACCTCGAAGCAAGGTCCCCCAAGAGTCTGAAATCATTGAAACATTTAATgtattacttaaaatataaatatctataTACTTTGCAAAGCCATTAACAAAGCCATTAGCTGGAATTAGAGTtttctataaaaaaatgtttaagacCTTTAAACGAAGGTacacttacttatttatttgttgacaAGTTAAGGACAATATATGATGTCCAATGATAATAAGACTAGATTTTTAGATTTAGGTTTTAATTGGCCAATATATACCTAATACGTCCAAGACCAACACAATACATCAGTTTGAAATATGGCATATGTATGCAAAACAATATCCATGTCCTGTAAATTGTGACAAGAAAATTAGAATTGGAAGATCAGCCATTTTAAACTAGACTTGAAAAGAGTTATATATAAAAAGCCATTGATACTTTATTAATATCAACATGAATgttcttactgtaaaatgttttggtCAGTCCCAGAAGTCTGCATTTTCTCTTTAGTCTGGTGGACGTGTGTGTATTGCTGACATGATGGTTGATGGCTAGTGTTTACCAGTGCTTGTTTTGAAGGCTATGTGATTGGCAAAATTAAAAATTGGCATGGCTATGTGACTGGCATACTCAACTCAATGCCCCATTCTAGCAGCCCCCCACAGAAACAGCCAGCATCAAAGTGGGTTACCCATAGTGCCGTGTTATTTCAGTCTCTGACCTCCTGGGTTATTTCAGTCTCTGACAGGTTGACAGATTTGATGATGCAAGTTGGTGGTGGATGTGCAGAAAAGTCAACCTCACACGGATGAGTCCGGAATCATGAAAGCCCTTCTTCACCTTCCGATATTAAGATATTTTCCCACCAACTGactttttgaaattaaaatgactttgtgcTCCTCTGAATatcaacagaaaatgtaaaatagctTCTAGCTTGTCATAAATATAAATTGTAATGTTTAGAACAGTAACataacaacacatttctcatttcatttttcattcattttgatttactATGTATGTAACTTATTCACAATGGTTCAAGTGATAGTTTAAAGTATATCACATTCTGATGCTGCTTTGAAAATCATGACTTTTAGGAAAGTAAAACATGGATGTATGCTACATCacagctgaagaaaaaaaaaaaagaattcttccTGATTTGTCCTGTCTTGCGTTATTGCAAAGAGGCGAGAATTTAGGCAGTTGGTTTCATGAACAGATTCATCAACACAGAGTTCAAGCTTTTGACCCTGCTCCACTGCTCATATATATTCTGGGTTGCTGTCAACTACACTATGAAGTGATTCAGCCTTAATCCTAGCTAATATTTTGATGTATAATATACACATTGAAAGCGTTTGAGGAGAAATACATAGAACCAATAAAGTGGCTATACAACACGCCACCACTGGAGGCTAACATGCACCACTGGTGCTTCCTACATCAGCTGTCCAATAACAGGAGCAGAGTAGGGTTCCGACCTTATGAAGTGCCTGAGGGAAGTCTGGGGAAAGTTTGTGACAGACTCTGCTTTACTAAGGAATTTTAATACATGTTTATTTGGTTGGTTCAAAGGTAATTAAGTTAGTAAGGATTTCATTTTGttactgtttatattttaaaagaagtaAGGGTCTGGAAAATGTACTGCGCGTTTTGCAAGAAAGCTCATATTTCTggccaaatgttttttgtgtgttctatTTATCACAAAAATATTGTTACATTGTACAGTAGCTGTGACCCTTGATTTTTAATATCTTTACAAATATCTACTAAGAGTCCTTTGCATGACATCAATGGCTTTTTgtattctattttaaaatgtctggtttaaaatggctgctcttATGCTTacaatttcattaacatttttaaaatgcataccCGCCCCGTGACACGACCAGCTTCACTTTTACTTTGTAAGAGACGATAATGCCCAGGATCTCCTTGTTGGCTCCCTCTCTTAATCTGTCAAAAGAACAGTGAAAGTTCCACATTTCAGGTTGCGAAAGGTCACCACCTCATTCTTTAACATGCTTCTAGAACACAACACTTTATTTTCCATAGCATTGTCTGAGGTCGAAGGTCAGCAACGGAACATTGGAATACTCACAGTGTACTGGACGCCAGGTTTGTGTCCTCGTGCTTGAGTTTTCCATCCAAGGCCAAACCTCGCTTCTCTCGATTGTTGGCCAGGAAAGGAGTGAGGGTGTATACTTTGCAAAATGTGGCACTTGGAGCAACTACATCACTacgaaataaatatatttttataaatgttttattttaaaaaatcaaatgtggCAAAGAAAAGATAATTTAggtaaaatgtaataaacacaGTGACTAATCATCAACCATATTTTGGCATTCTCATATTTTgcagttatatatttttagttaaaacaaataaagcataacaacacacaaaaacaccttatcatttgaataaattgtcTTAAACTTATATAGGATTCACAAGCCAATTACATGTGCTAAATATGAACTGCTATTGGCGTTGTCAGTTGACACACTGAAGACTTACTCAGACTCCTCGGTCGCAACAGGGCACTTGTACTGCGCAGTGTTAAAAAGGCAAATGTCCGCGTACTGCCGCActgtatggacacacacagtATAGCTTTTCTGTTTCAAAATATTACACGAGGAGCGTATGAAAATGTCTGACAGCCAAGCCGAATAAATCACCTGAGATTTTCATCTTTTTCACGGTCTTGTTTGTGTTGTTGGTGACATGAACGTTCACGTTGATTGGTTCTCCGTGGTAGTAAATCTGGAAGGCGAGGCGCGCAATAAATTGCACTCAATCGATAATAACATTTCGAACACATTACCGCAGCACGCACAACaatgttaatattaaatatatcaagaaaagtaataaaaCTGCTTATTGCAAAACTGGTTTCCTTCTAGTtattacaaaacaaatgcatgtgcAGTGTATTAAGATCAtatctaaaaatgaaatataatatataaatataaatgcaataccATAGATACAAACACTTGTATTCCATTGTATTCATAGCAGGTTGGGGGTGGTATGGTTTGCACTGAGGTTTTCCTTGAACGGTTGCCATTGATCCTAGAGCACAACCGGGCAAGGTGCCTCGAATATTCTTTGAACATTTCTGCCTTTGAATTGTATCTATTaccttctgttctttttccagCAACCATTTTGAGAACAATGTATAAAACAAATTAGGTTATCATTATTACTTTTCTGCGTGTTGTCACCCGGTTATAGGTGTGTGGGCCCATTGAGGTTAGTATCACCTCACTTAGTGATTTAATCCCACAGCCATTCTGTTTGTGTCTCTAAAGTGAGATTTTTCTTAGGggccagtgcagagagagacatgcaggtTTATGATGATCATATTGGCTCAGACTGTCACCTCTTTGTCCAATGAGGCCTCCAGATGCAGGGGTTTGTCCGACATGAGGAACTGTCGCGTGGTCTCGGCCATTGGCTGCGGTCCGGGTTTCTCTGGGGCGTACTGCACTTTCCTAATTACCAGCCGCACTGAATTTCTGAGTGGCATAAACAGAGACGAGTCGAGCCAAATCACCCCAGAGTGCAGACGTGCAGTTTattacagtttacagtttattACTATAGCTCCCTGCTTGACAGCACACCTCTTTAAAATGCTGCACTTCTGAATCCTCACTATACAGTGGTTCTGAACTGGGATGTACAAAAGCACCAGAACTGCATGTGAGcagtattttttatgtattcaaTGTATTAGTATTGTGAATGAATCAGATTCTGTATACATTATATGGTATCCCTTCATATGGACCCATACAGAAGTAAgataaagtattattattattattattattattattattattattgttgttgttataaattatttattatctgCCGATATTGAATCACATTCAATTATAACCCttttgcaaaacaaacagcagagaaATTATGCAATGTTAAGTAGAACCACTTattaacacaataaaacaaccTACTGGACAAAAGTACCGGCTTTATCCTGTCAACGACAAGAGGTTTGGCATATTCTGTTCAACAGGCACATATACTTAACTGTGATATTGACAATGAAATCAGTACTGTGAGAGCCCATTTATAAGGCCAGCCAAACTAATACAGCACCTACTCACATGGAAGACAGTGATGAACGCTCCTATTGTTTCTCAGTTTGAAGTGCATTGTTTATTATGGCGATCAAATCTGAATTATTGCTCAGCTACGCAACAGAACAGCAAAAAGAAGTACCAGAGGCCTATACAGATTTGTTGTCCCCACCATTTGAACATTGACACACTAACAAGATTAACGAAAGAGCATCACAGTACAGCAGACCTTTTGTGAATTTTCTCTTCAACATTCTCAGCGCAAAAAGCCTTCACTTCGAAGTCAACACCGCAGGCCTGAACAAAGGAAAAAGCAGAGCGCATATGCTGTGATCAAATGACTTTTGCCTTTTTAGTAATGAGGTGCATCACAGTTTGTAAAACAAATTAGGAATGTGACGGAATACCGGCACTACAGTTGCAACGTATACCACACTATCTCAATGAGTGGACTGCCAAAACGTCATGGCTAGCACCAATAACACACCTATGGAGgattgtacatttaaaacagaatgTATAGctaaattagaaataaataaataaatacattttaaaaactgtgtttgGATTGATAGGTTAATGCATACATTTAAGAgtgtgtgaaactgtgaaaatctcagagggggaggaggggggtttcgggggggggggggggggggggggcggttgggctatgctcccccagcctcccccatGATTTGACCCCTGATCATTCATATTACCTTGCCAGTGTCCTCTGGTCCTGGCTGTAAGGTAACTGAACAAGGAAGATTGGGGGGAATCTGAGGAAAGATCAAGGTAGAATACTGAAAAGATTCACGTAACACTTTGTCCAGAATACCTTTAAATTTAGACATTCGAGTGATTAAATGTTCTACATATATATTAACTTTGGTCAATTTCTGTCTTCCACAATGGAAAACTTTTAATTTATGTATAACTAAATTCAATGATacgttttttcatttatttatgtttttaaataaatgtttattatgttttttatatatttcattgtCATAACATGATTACTTAATTACTCaattgatcaatcaatcaatcagcctttatttataattattcaattatatcgattaattaaaaaatatctgtgttAGTTAAACAGGGAAGCTAAACATGCCTGCGAACaatattaagaaaaacaaaattttacttcaaaggTGAAAGGGTATGCATGCTCCCCAAGCTTTTTAATCAGGCGCTCTTGAAGACGGGTCAAGGGCTTTTTTTCTTCAGGCACTGGTGGGAAGGCCTGGATGTTGGCCACAAAGAGGTCCTTCCGAAATGTCAGGCCCAAAACGTCCAGGTCTTCTCGTCCATACCGGAAGGCGCAAGTCAGTGTCACAAAAACTGAGGGTGAAAGACACACATAAGAGtagattcagttcagttttgaaCAACCCAATAACTTGAACtttaacattattaaaatacacTTCTGTGAGTGTGCGGGGGAATGTGGGGGCGGTGTTGAAAAATTGACTTTGAAGAATATACTATCTTATAATTGTGCCAGTAGGAGCTGTGTTTAAACTTTTTGGTAATCCATCTCTTTTTCTTTGaagtttcctttttatttttggtttcataGAAGTGTTGAAGTGATGTGAAACAGCCTTTGGCTGGAACTTAATTACTGTgccttttcaatattttatgacTCGCATAAAACATCCATTATATGATTTTTGGGCAGCGTATGAAAGCAGTAGATTTGTAAATGTAACAGTAGATTATTCGCCTGAATTATTAGATTACCACTTgccacatatttcaaataacatAATTTGGCGACGGAAATACTCTGTAttccatttcagaaatatgagattgaacaaagaaaatgttGGCTCAAATCTAAAACTTTTCCCCTCACCTTTTCTTTCCTTCAAATACTCTGGATCAATCAATACCACACCATCTGGAAGGCAAAGAATGAATGGGTTACATTTCCAGACCTTTATTTTTTCTAGAATATGATTCCGTTGATTCATTTTGGCACTTAGACCTCTATGCAGCTaggctgcagtgcatgctgCACTTACGATAATGGAAATGAATGTAAGAAAGATTTACAACTATATGCTTCAGGCAGAACATTTTGATTTCGCTTTTTATATTATCCTGTATTTACAAACATAATATtctcaaatacaaaacaattttcttaGAAGCAAGGGTAAAGCCAAATTGTTTGTCATACAATTTTAACAACTCCCTAAAAGACCATGTGCAGGCAATAATACTAATGATTCACATTTTACATCACACTGCgatacaaaaaaaagatcacattCTAGAAGAATGGCTTTAAAGGGACAGATCactttctgaatgttttttaaaatattatttgagttttagtgcatgttttcaCTTGGCTCATTTTGTGTGCAGAGAAGAATATTTGAGATATTTATAGGTTTCTGTTGACGTGTAATACAATGGCCTGTACAAGGAACTCTTGGTGGTCTtcagcaagaaaatacacttcaaataaGTGTGTACAGTGGCATTAAGCTTCCAGATGTTATACATGATATGTATACTACCAACTATTCTTTAAATTTaacgtttttctttttacacaaACTGAGAAGAAAATAATTACCAGCACAGTATTAAAACtaatatttgttttcaattgGGAATACATGCTATAAACCTTATCTTTTCATATGTGTGACCACTGTAGGCTTTGTGTACATGCTGCTTTTGTTGAGTTACTTGAAACAAGAACCCACAAATTCCCCAACAGCAGCCATTGTTTAGCTAGTAGGTCCTCAGAAACTATTTCAAATATCTTTCATTGCACATAAAAAACTGTGTGGaccaataaaaaacatacactaaaactgaaatgatattcGAAAAACCCAGACAGTAAACCATCACTTTAATGTGTCACATGTTAAGAGATTTGCTTTGCTAAAATGTTATCTATGAATactattttcacacaaaaatgagtGTCAACAACTCCAGGCAAGTTTCATCGCCTACGCTCAATGTTAATAGTAAGACGTGTATGGTCATTGTCTGATTGTAGAGTCGCCAGCTTACCAACAGGTTCCACGAGGTCCACATGGTCAACAAAGTCTCTCT is from Anguilla anguilla isolate fAngAng1 chromosome 9, fAngAng1.pri, whole genome shotgun sequence and encodes:
- the LOC118236260 gene encoding beta-arrestin-1 isoform X1, with the protein product MGDKGTRVFKKASPNGKLTVYLGKRDFVDHVDLVEPVDGVVLIDPEYLKERKVFVTLTCAFRYGREDLDVLGLTFRKDLFVANIQAFPPVPEEKKPLTRLQERLIKKLGEHAYPFTFEIPPNLPCSVTLQPGPEDTGKACGVDFEVKAFCAENVEEKIHKRNSVRLVIRKVQYAPEKPGPQPMAETTRQFLMSDKPLHLEASLDKEIYYHGEPINVNVHVTNNTNKTVKKMKISVRQYADICLFNTAQYKCPVATEESDDVVAPSATFCKVYTLTPFLANNREKRGLALDGKLKHEDTNLASSTLLREGANKEILGIIVSYKVKVKLVVSRGGLLGDLASSDVAVELPFTLMHPKPIEESCYRDAPETDAPLDTNLIEFDTNDDDIIFEDFARQRLKGAKDDKDEDDEGANSPKLDDR
- the LOC118236260 gene encoding beta-arrestin-1 isoform X2; this encodes MGDKGTRVFKKASPNGKLTVYLGKRDFVDHVDLVEPVDGVVLIDPEYLKERKVFVTLTCAFRYGREDLDVLGLTFRKDLFVANIQAFPPVPEEKKPLTRLQERLIKKLGEHAYPFTFEIPPNLPCSVTLQPGPEDTGKACGVDFEVKAFCAENVEEKIHKRNSVRLVIRKVQYAPEKPGPQPMAETTRQFLMSDKPLHLEASLDKEIYYHGEPINVNVHVTNNTNKTVKKMKISVRQYADICLFNTAQYKCPVATEESDDVVAPSATFCKVYTLTPFLANNREKRGLALDGKLKHEDTNLASSTLLREGANKEILGIIVSYKVKVKLVVSRGGDVAVELPFTLMHPKPIEESCYRDAPETDAPLDTNLIEFDTNDDDIIFEDFARQRLKGAKDDKDEDDEGANSPKLDDR